From Nymphaea colorata isolate Beijing-Zhang1983 chromosome 6, ASM883128v2, whole genome shotgun sequence, a single genomic window includes:
- the LOC116256343 gene encoding uncharacterized protein LOC116256343, whose amino-acid sequence MVAARKESVHGFDEEEELYEKIEAPKWVDFTTPSKCQPADDYEWFCLRAGCKQNHDEALDPATLSANFLRRVMEARSPIVRLGKDSRLLTPKAIAKCPLSAPAKAAKSRIPRWNDINRKKAPERVVRQLIPAAAEAAASPQHVTSAKAVTTPSHKKCQNTSGAFRSVRSSKVVISVKRHTKSAAKALVFHSPRKISKPAKQKSATPSRVHAETKKLEVGSEGNGSLAVGHLCKSSRCAANDPNYNTPVSVPLKTRLCARKLKTEQQGKAICLNPINPEVPPDVRNQHMHQQEHPFDEERIIDQNSVENEKKSGPQGSSDERSSGSVDMEIDGNSRHGSLEVCSEMKCSVRSERKERGEKLPAELAVGESDIQDNGVAESPHKKTSINLVKHDSGPSASGDGNESSLAETQAQINAVNVTKCSETRDTNCSHDLTSEVAECMAKCEHDKPHNQEPQVTLTPQKPTTKEGSMAENAAEKLEETTGITSVADNPKEKTLSKHQNEKRQGMNGSLKRSNKKRSANILIDIPIPDQDSERKDVTTQLSNMTLDDFDSDANKENTSTSANSNIISVNKSEKRLGKKIAYEIPKKILEIAREKVPQGSASATRMEHKTIKLTNPKPFRFRTNERGILREANLEKRQQQPEASLDAVKKQTDLLRQGKYYRQTEQCKNGSVRKTQTASNMKVVKSRYLASGKTRQQKMEMTTQQTHKLDGEKLLAENNMAEKVKDQTSQMHQKQEELIREAKPRKKWNASTLPEKGNCDANEGLILPKQQKVESFEVSTESACTNGRCCSRGKRHPTIPKAPNFHNTHIPKTCCAKKSAN is encoded by the exons ATGGTAGCGGCTAGAAAAGAATCCGTTCATggctttgatgaagaagaagagctGTATGAGAAGATTGAGGCACCAAAATGGGTTGATTTCACAACCCCATCAAAGTGTCAGCCCGCCGACGACTATGAGTGGTTCTGTCTGCGTGCAG GATGCAAGCAAAATCACGATGAAGCGTTGGATCCCGCCACTCTGAGTGCAAACTTCCTACGTCGA GTTATGGAGGCAAGAAGCCCCATCGTGCGGCTCGGAAAGGATTCAAGATTATTAACCCCCAA AGCAATAGCCAAGTGCCCTCTTTCGGCACCTGCCAAAGCCGCAAAATCTAGAATTCCAAGATGGAATGACATTAACCGGAAAAAAGCGCCGGAAAGGGTTGTCCGTCAACTCATCCCTGCTGCTGCTGAGGCAGCCGCAAGTCCGCAGCATGTAACAAGTGCTAAGGCCGTCACGACCCCCAGCCACAAGAAGTGTCAGAACACTTCTGGAGCTTTCAGGAGTGTTCGTAGTTCTAAAGTTGTGATCTCAGTGAAAAGGCATACTAAGTCTGCTGCAAAGGCATTGGTGTTTCATTCTCCAAGGAAAATTAGTAAGCCTGCAAAACAGAAAAGCGCCACACCATCACGGGTACATGCCGAAACGAAGAAGCTCGAGGTTGGAAGTGAAGGCAATGGGAGCCTTGCTGTTGGTCATCTGTGCAAGTCATCCAGATGTGCTGCAAATGATCCCAACTATAATACGCCAGTTTCTGTTCCACTAAAAACTCGGCTTTGTGCTCGCAAGCTTAAAACAGAGCAACAGGGGAAAGCAATTTGTCTCAATCCAATTAATCCAGAAGTACCGCCGGATGTACGCAATCAGCACATGCATCAACAAGAGCACCCGTTTGATGAGGAAAGAATCATCGATCAAAACAGCGTAGAAAACGAGAAGAAATCCGGGCCGCAGGGATCCAGCGACGAGCGTAGTTCTGGTTCTGTTGACATGGAGATTGATGGGAATTCAAGGCATGGATCTCTGGAAGTTTGCAGTGAGATGAAATGCTCAGTAAGAAGTGAAAGAAAAGAACGTGGAGAGAAGCTTCCTGCCGAACTTGCCGTTGGAGAATCAGACATTCAAGATAACGGAGTTGCAGAAAGTCCACACAAAAAAACTAGCATTAATTTAGTTAAACATGATTCGGGACCAAGTGCAAGTGGGGATGGGAATGAAAGCTCTCTAGCAGAGACACAGGCGCAAATCAATGCCGTCAATGTGACAAAGTGCAGTGAAACTAGAGATACAAACTGTTCACATGATCTTACATCGGAAGTAGCGGAATGCATGGCCAAATGTGAGCATGATAAGCCCCACAATCAAGAACCTCAAGTAACTCTCACCCCACAAAAACCGACAACTAAGGAAGGTTCAATGGCGGAAAATGCAGCAGAGAAACTTGAGGAGACCACTGGCATTACGTCTGTGGCAGACAATCCTAAGGAAAAGACACTCTCtaaacatcaaaatgagaaaagaCAAGGAATGAATGGTAGCTTGAAAAGGTCGAACAAGAAAAGAAGTGCAAACATTTTGATAGACATCCCAATTCCAGATCAAGATTCAGAAAGAAAAGATGTCACAACCCAACTATCAAATATGACATTAGATGATTTTGACAGCGATGCCAACAAAGAGAACACTTCTACGTCAGCCAACAG CAACATCATCTCGGTTAACAAGTCTGAAAAAAGATTAGGCAAGAAGATCGCTTATGAAATTCCAAAGAAG ATTCTAGAAATTGCACGGGAAAAGGTTCCCCAAGGATCTGCTTCTGCCACTCGAATGGAGCATAAGACAATAAAACTTACAAATCCTAAACCTTTCAGGTTTAGAACCAAT GAAAGAGGAATTCTTAGGGAAGCAAATTTGGAGAAAAGGCAGCAACAGCCTGAAGCCTCATTAGACGCAGTGAAAAAACAAACTGATTTGTTG CGGCAGGGAAAATATTACCGTCAGACTGAACAGTGCAAGAATGGTAGCGTTAGAAAGACGCAAACTGCATCAAACATGAAG GTAGTGAAATCACGATACCTTGCATCAGGAAAGACGAGACAGCAAAAGATGGAGATGACTACTCAGCAAACACACAAG TTGGATGGAGAAAAACTATTGGCAGAAAATAACATGGCAGAGAAAGTGAAGGATCAGACTTCTCAGATGCATCAAAAGCAGGAGGAGCTTATCAG GGAGGCGAAACCTAGAAAGAAGTGGAACGCTTCAACTTTACCAGAAAAAGGTAATTGTGATGCAAACGAGGGCTTAATCCTTCCTAAgcaacaaaaagttgaaagcTTTGAAGTCTCAACTGAGAGTGCCTGCACCAATGGCAGATGCTGCTCACGCGGGAAAAGGCATCCCACCATACCAAAAGCACCCAATTTTCATAATACCCATATACCCAAGACTTGTTGTGCAAAGAAATCAGCAAATTAA